A single region of the Chryseobacterium culicis genome encodes:
- the glsA gene encoding glutaminase A: MKNNSFLFSAKGICTAAFLSLNTIVYAQKTADISTISEKTLHTILEKNRTYYTQGKVADYIPELGKMDAKAIAFSVVDKNGKVFNTGDVSKKFTMQSISKIISLMVAANEKGEAHIFDKMGYFGSDKPFNHFSNLETTGKPLNPMMNAGAILTTSLISGDGEKPFLKILDMVRYITKNSSIDYNKSVYESEKSTGHRNRGMFYIMKNSGLISGNEDQLDNYFKQCSIELTAEDLAKIGYFFANQCVRFDGDSTYKNADMAKLVESQMLTAGMYEFSGEYSRTVGLPSKSGVGGGITVSVPGKIGIGVFSPALDQHGNSLAGYHMILDLAKQYGLSIF; encoded by the coding sequence ATGAAAAACAACAGCTTTTTATTTTCTGCAAAAGGAATCTGTACTGCAGCTTTTCTTTCCTTAAACACAATCGTTTATGCACAGAAAACAGCAGACATCTCAACCATTTCAGAAAAAACATTACATACCATCCTGGAAAAAAACAGAACCTATTACACCCAGGGAAAAGTAGCAGATTACATTCCGGAACTGGGAAAAATGGATGCTAAAGCAATCGCTTTTTCAGTGGTAGATAAAAATGGAAAAGTATTCAACACCGGTGATGTAAGTAAGAAATTTACCATGCAGAGTATTTCTAAAATTATATCATTAATGGTTGCTGCCAACGAAAAAGGAGAAGCTCATATTTTTGATAAAATGGGATACTTTGGATCAGATAAACCTTTCAACCACTTTTCAAACCTTGAAACCACAGGAAAACCCCTTAATCCAATGATGAATGCCGGGGCTATTCTTACCACTTCACTGATCTCAGGAGATGGCGAGAAGCCATTCCTTAAAATACTGGATATGGTAAGATATATTACCAAAAATTCATCAATAGATTATAATAAATCAGTTTATGAATCCGAAAAATCGACGGGACATCGTAACCGCGGTATGTTTTACATCATGAAAAACAGCGGACTGATTTCAGGAAATGAAGACCAGCTGGACAACTATTTCAAGCAGTGTTCCATTGAACTTACCGCTGAAGATCTTGCAAAAATAGGTTACTTCTTTGCCAACCAATGTGTAAGATTCGACGGAGATTCCACCTATAAAAACGCAGATATGGCGAAACTGGTAGAATCACAGATGCTGACCGCAGGAATGTATGAATTCAGTGGCGAATATTCCAGAACAGTGGGCTTACCAAGCAAATCCGGCGTAGGAGGCGGAATTACCGTAAGTGTTCCCGGAAAAATAGGAATCGGAGTATTCAGCCCTGCTTTAGATCAGCATGGAAATTCACTGGCCGGATATCATATGATTTTAGATCTGGCAAAACAGTATGGGTTAAGCATATTTTAA
- a CDS encoding PKD domain-containing protein has translation MKNNTYFGRQHIFRWLLLCWLLVPWVLQAQARITWTAQVGCQEFRGEKDDQVPDNGTAFSYINSSQCLRVCEASNVTYEVQGPNVSAVQWTVSGGTVTTSGPANTIANVGWGSAGNGSLQAVITYNDGTVETQTICIVKINRPIAKFELLNLGDTVCRNTTIYFDNLSEQNGGSDIINYFWDFGDGTTSTAFEPSHLYANPGNYTIQLTVTNKCGCQDKIKKQIKVLKADPVQINCASVVCEGSTEKYTAQDGCNKGQWKVIGGSIINNNGNEIEVVWDQVDPLDGFGYVMYMSDCACPEWTTIKIPVVLKNAKVKGQEVICTGRQYTYSIPQWPTTKVQWNVSGPAGGLLTNTQQRNEVVFSASQPGTYHLTANYFNTLLTCEGQASIDIIVEAPVVISGGVDEICAGTSQGFTASPNVPVIWKVTTGSSTYTSPVMTGIFNYNFATAGTYTITATKQGGGCESNARIIKVLPIPQAPNGTISGETKVCPGKPYVYTISSVDSGMVPVWSVTNGTIQGSNAGPSVTVIFNAGATSYTVSAQNKSISSAACLSAPKSFNVTKLDLSTIVINPNSGPFCPSSTQTFSANLNGIVPDFMEWSFASSNFGSVIGGQGTANITVNFNEISSTSTTDLVLKIVKCGVTKIITMPISLITLPVVSFTNVGGICLGSNLTFTVNQGTITSATNVTFTFPGGTYTTAFNPSGIYSFPNNGYIQNNSGNNVSQTVVVTYTGTNGCNYKPTASANFIVYPETIITVSPVYNIAVCDPTTMTPYTITANSSTGLTNILSWQWYKNNTIIPGATTNSYTISGAGAFGTYRVQAVDINGCVVSSQNINVTQSCPSSGSCTANPQINFVPAWSACNNITVSGLTYNGVPDEIQWLSDPMLTLVSGQGTASPVYQTNLAGAHIVFVRLRYGSCWYSKGVEVRKNYEPKFNISTVCSGNGYSVTLFNTSTIFEINPGSITYTFTSPGQPTQTGQSATYNLTPGTYTFTMTVSAPGKPTCTTTQTITLAPIPNTSFLVPAWLCARSPITFSPITYVPGNTYTWIFDGTSYITTGSDATITYNTAGTRTIQLKIRTPQGCEYLSAVISVNVKEATLDGDIAPPVLVACIGSAPNIVFTSTLGSPSQYIWMNGSQPVSGAPNSPVFTPTQSGNYWPVLVSSDGCRTSIMSTKAIPVTLKNPPYVNISGVANICEGSSTVLTGIVTDNTLEYQWKKGNSIVVPWTSSPYPIALSTGPLTAGTYVYTLEVRTPGTSGCTSSKSFTVTVNSPPAPISVTYNMVNCQPYQVMLTASGPSAGVYNWSNGMTGQSITVNEGGAYQVIYTAPSGCKVVGNTQVPLSLESLMWVFPTGCYDECLRKNYVLGPKGIFDHHEWQLFGNNIQSGNNDYIYPLYINAPGTYQLQIDHLGCQFTSGTMNYYPGKECGFETECKLEANIKDMKWAGDHYNVYGVIHNGGSQPISLTVSSLNGFGVYIPSIITIPAGGVYDMNANPLAFYPNSNFQGTDEILFSNETCKFTTKAVDPNWMGMRSAGRSVMAASVSSLKMIPNPAKEKVKISYNTGNEKLLAKQITVFDAMGNVKFRKELKTASGEVDVEVTSWLQGVYIVIVQTGDTSLQGKLIKN, from the coding sequence ATGAAAAACAACACCTATTTTGGTAGGCAGCACATCTTCAGATGGCTCCTGCTATGTTGGCTTTTGGTACCGTGGGTACTACAAGCTCAAGCTCGAATTACATGGACCGCTCAGGTCGGATGCCAGGAATTCCGTGGCGAGAAAGATGATCAGGTCCCTGATAACGGAACCGCCTTTTCCTACATCAATTCATCCCAATGTCTGCGTGTCTGCGAGGCATCAAATGTCACCTATGAGGTGCAGGGACCTAATGTTTCTGCTGTACAATGGACGGTCTCCGGAGGAACGGTAACTACTTCAGGGCCTGCGAATACCATAGCCAATGTGGGCTGGGGATCAGCAGGTAACGGATCTTTACAGGCTGTCATCACCTACAATGATGGAACTGTTGAAACACAGACGATCTGTATTGTGAAGATTAACAGACCGATCGCTAAATTTGAATTACTGAATTTGGGGGATACGGTATGTAGAAATACAACCATTTATTTTGACAATCTTTCCGAACAGAACGGAGGGTCTGATATCATCAATTACTTCTGGGATTTTGGCGATGGTACAACTTCCACCGCTTTTGAACCCTCTCATTTGTATGCTAATCCAGGAAATTATACCATCCAATTAACGGTAACCAACAAGTGTGGCTGCCAGGATAAAATTAAAAAACAGATCAAAGTATTAAAAGCAGATCCTGTACAGATCAACTGTGCTTCTGTAGTATGTGAAGGAAGTACTGAGAAATATACTGCACAGGATGGATGTAACAAAGGACAATGGAAAGTTATTGGTGGATCAATTATCAACAATAACGGTAACGAAATCGAAGTAGTATGGGATCAGGTAGATCCGCTTGACGGCTTCGGATATGTAATGTATATGTCTGATTGTGCTTGTCCTGAGTGGACGACAATTAAAATTCCTGTAGTTTTAAAGAATGCAAAAGTTAAAGGACAGGAAGTAATATGTACAGGAAGACAGTACACGTATTCAATTCCTCAATGGCCTACAACGAAAGTTCAATGGAATGTATCGGGGCCTGCAGGAGGTCTGTTGACTAATACTCAGCAGAGAAACGAAGTTGTTTTCTCAGCAAGTCAGCCAGGTACTTATCACCTTACCGCTAATTATTTCAATACTTTATTGACATGTGAAGGGCAGGCATCTATTGATATCATCGTAGAGGCACCGGTAGTGATAAGTGGAGGCGTAGATGAAATCTGTGCAGGAACAAGCCAGGGATTTACGGCTTCTCCTAACGTGCCTGTTATCTGGAAAGTAACCACAGGAAGTTCTACTTATACTTCTCCTGTAATGACGGGAATATTCAACTACAATTTTGCGACAGCAGGAACGTATACTATTACAGCTACTAAGCAGGGTGGAGGTTGTGAAAGTAATGCAAGAATTATTAAGGTATTACCAATTCCACAGGCTCCTAACGGAACAATTTCCGGAGAAACAAAAGTATGCCCTGGAAAACCTTATGTTTATACGATCAGCTCAGTGGATTCGGGAATGGTACCGGTTTGGAGTGTTACCAACGGAACCATTCAGGGAAGTAATGCGGGACCTTCTGTAACGGTTATATTTAACGCTGGTGCTACATCATATACAGTGTCTGCACAGAATAAATCGATCAGTAGCGCAGCATGTCTTTCGGCTCCGAAATCGTTCAATGTAACGAAACTGGATCTTAGCACGATTGTTATTAATCCAAATTCAGGACCTTTCTGTCCGAGCAGCACTCAAACTTTCAGTGCTAATCTGAATGGAATTGTTCCGGATTTTATGGAATGGTCATTTGCAAGTTCCAACTTTGGAAGTGTTATCGGAGGACAGGGTACTGCTAATATTACAGTTAACTTCAATGAGATTTCTTCAACCAGTACTACGGACTTGGTTTTAAAAATAGTAAAGTGTGGTGTGACGAAAATTATCACTATGCCGATATCTTTAATTACCCTTCCGGTAGTGAGTTTCACAAATGTTGGCGGAATTTGTTTAGGGTCAAACCTTACTTTCACAGTTAACCAGGGAACCATTACCTCAGCAACGAATGTGACTTTCACATTCCCTGGCGGAACCTATACTACAGCCTTCAACCCTAGTGGAATTTACAGCTTCCCGAATAACGGATATATCCAGAACAATTCAGGAAATAATGTTTCTCAAACGGTTGTTGTAACGTATACAGGTACGAACGGATGTAATTATAAACCTACCGCAAGTGCTAACTTTATTGTATACCCTGAAACGATTATTACTGTTTCTCCGGTATATAATATTGCAGTTTGTGATCCTACAACAATGACACCGTATACCATTACGGCTAACAGTTCTACGGGACTTACGAATATTCTTTCATGGCAATGGTATAAAAATAATACCATCATACCGGGGGCAACTACCAACTCATATACTATCTCAGGAGCAGGTGCTTTTGGAACTTATAGAGTACAGGCTGTAGATATTAACGGTTGTGTGGTTTCTTCACAAAACATTAATGTAACTCAGTCTTGTCCAAGCAGTGGAAGCTGTACGGCAAATCCTCAGATTAACTTCGTTCCAGCATGGTCAGCTTGTAACAATATTACAGTTTCAGGTTTAACCTATAATGGAGTTCCGGACGAAATCCAATGGTTGTCTGATCCTATGCTTACTTTAGTTTCTGGTCAGGGAACAGCTTCACCAGTGTATCAGACTAATCTTGCAGGAGCACACATTGTTTTTGTACGTCTGAGATACGGTTCATGCTGGTACAGTAAAGGAGTAGAAGTAAGAAAGAATTATGAGCCTAAATTCAATATCAGTACAGTGTGTAGCGGAAACGGATACAGTGTAACGCTTTTCAACACTTCTACAATATTTGAAATTAATCCGGGATCTATTACGTATACATTTACTTCGCCGGGACAGCCTACTCAAACAGGGCAATCAGCTACTTATAATCTGACACCAGGTACTTATACCTTTACGATGACAGTGTCTGCACCTGGGAAACCAACGTGTACCACTACGCAGACTATTACATTAGCTCCGATTCCTAATACATCATTCCTGGTTCCGGCCTGGTTATGTGCACGTTCGCCTATTACGTTTAGTCCAATAACCTATGTTCCGGGAAATACATATACCTGGATCTTTGATGGTACATCGTATATTACGACAGGGTCAGATGCTACGATAACGTATAATACTGCAGGAACAAGAACCATTCAGCTGAAAATTAGAACTCCTCAGGGATGTGAATATCTTTCTGCGGTCATTTCTGTGAATGTGAAAGAGGCAACTCTTGACGGTGATATAGCGCCTCCTGTTCTTGTAGCATGTATTGGAAGTGCTCCTAATATCGTATTTACCAGTACCCTTGGATCTCCTAGCCAGTATATCTGGATGAATGGTTCTCAGCCTGTATCAGGAGCGCCAAACTCTCCTGTGTTCACTCCAACACAATCTGGTAACTACTGGCCGGTGCTGGTATCATCAGATGGATGTAGAACAAGCATTATGAGTACAAAAGCGATACCTGTGACACTGAAAAATCCTCCATATGTTAACATATCCGGAGTAGCTAATATCTGTGAAGGATCTTCAACAGTCCTTACTGGTATTGTAACGGATAATACATTGGAATATCAATGGAAAAAAGGAAATTCAATAGTTGTACCATGGACTTCTTCTCCTTATCCAATTGCTTTAAGTACAGGGCCATTAACAGCAGGTACGTATGTTTATACTCTGGAAGTAAGAACTCCGGGTACATCAGGATGTACAAGCAGTAAAAGCTTTACCGTTACGGTAAATAGTCCGCCGGCCCCAATTTCGGTAACTTATAATATGGTAAACTGCCAGCCTTATCAGGTTATGTTAACAGCATCAGGTCCATCTGCAGGAGTTTACAATTGGAGCAACGGAATGACAGGTCAGTCTATTACGGTAAATGAAGGGGGTGCTTATCAGGTTATTTACACTGCGCCAAGCGGATGTAAAGTAGTGGGCAATACTCAGGTTCCATTAAGCCTTGAGAGCCTGATGTGGGTGTTCCCAACAGGATGCTATGATGAATGTCTTAGAAAGAATTATGTTTTAGGACCTAAGGGAATCTTTGATCATCATGAGTGGCAGTTGTTCGGAAACAATATCCAGAGCGGAAACAACGATTATATCTATCCGTTGTATATTAATGCTCCGGGAACATATCAGCTTCAGATCGATCATTTGGGTTGCCAGTTTACTTCGGGAACCATGAATTACTATCCAGGTAAAGAATGTGGATTCGAAACAGAATGTAAGCTGGAAGCAAATATCAAAGACATGAAATGGGCTGGAGATCACTATAATGTATATGGTGTGATCCACAATGGCGGAAGCCAGCCTATAAGCCTTACAGTTTCAAGTCTTAATGGATTTGGAGTTTATATTCCTTCCATTATTACTATTCCGGCAGGTGGGGTATATGATATGAACGCTAATCCGTTGGCATTCTATCCAAACTCAAACTTCCAGGGTACTGATGAGATCTTATTCTCAAATGAAACATGTAAGTTTACTACCAAAGCGGTAGATCCTAACTGGATGGGTATGAGAAGCGCAGGAAGAAGTGTAATGGCTGCTTCAGTTTCTTCTCTGAAAATGATACCAAATCCTGCGAAAGAAAAAGTGAAAATCTCGTATAATACAGGTAATGAAAAATTACTGGCAAAACAGATTACAGTTTTTGATGCCATGGGCAATGTCAAATTCCGTAAGGAACTGAAAACGGCTTCCGGAGAGGTAGACGTAGAAGTTACAAGCTGGCTGCAAGGTGTTTATATCGTTATTGTACAAACGGGAGACACATCATTACAAGGAAAACTAATTAAAAATTAG